The following coding sequences lie in one Polluticoccus soli genomic window:
- a CDS encoding DUF1254 domain-containing protein, with amino-acid sequence MKNLFYLLIIVILTSCGQGQEKSGTTTDGASDYATIQTAKEAYEFGFPLVVMHVTKQVMTNVERPISEGRLLAPVNQLVNANTFPNDKFRDVVRPNNDTYYSMAWLDLEQDPMVLQLPNTGDRYYLFPMLDAWTNVFFSPGKRTTGTETQTYLISGPKWTGTVPASLKQVKAPTNIVWLVGRTQVNSEQDGATVVKKIQDGYKLTPLSAYGKPYTPPTGTVDKTIPQKSPNDIVTGMSIADYFNLLNQLMINNPPAPADAEMMKKLAPLGIAPGATFDLAKFSQAEQDSMSTIPSWAKADLHKNALGNAKAVNGWSVNYGLGSYGMAYKQRGGVAFGGLGANLDADAMYPSSFTDADGQEYDGSKHNYVLHFDGGKQPPVNAFWSLTMYSPEGFLVTNSISRFAIGDRNPLKKNADGSVDIYIQKDDPGKDKQNNWLPAPNGPFNLLLRMYWPKEEVLNKHWSPPAVKKQA; translated from the coding sequence ATGAAAAACCTATTTTACCTGTTGATCATCGTAATACTCACCTCATGTGGACAAGGTCAGGAAAAATCAGGAACTACTACTGATGGTGCTTCTGACTATGCGACGATCCAAACCGCAAAAGAGGCATATGAATTTGGTTTCCCGTTGGTAGTGATGCACGTGACGAAACAGGTAATGACCAATGTGGAACGACCGATCAGCGAAGGACGTCTACTCGCGCCGGTCAATCAACTCGTTAACGCCAATACATTCCCAAACGATAAGTTCCGGGATGTGGTAAGGCCCAACAACGACACTTATTATTCAATGGCATGGTTAGACCTGGAACAAGACCCCATGGTATTGCAGCTGCCCAACACCGGCGACAGGTATTATCTCTTCCCTATGCTCGATGCCTGGACCAATGTTTTCTTCTCGCCCGGCAAACGAACCACGGGAACAGAGACACAGACCTATCTCATCAGCGGACCTAAATGGACGGGCACAGTACCTGCCTCGTTGAAACAGGTTAAGGCACCCACCAACATCGTATGGCTGGTAGGCCGCACACAGGTGAACAGTGAACAAGACGGTGCTACTGTTGTAAAAAAGATACAGGACGGATATAAGCTAACGCCACTGAGCGCTTATGGCAAGCCATACACGCCTCCAACAGGCACGGTGGATAAAACCATTCCGCAAAAATCTCCTAACGATATTGTTACCGGTATGTCCATTGCCGACTATTTCAACCTGTTGAATCAACTGATGATCAATAATCCCCCCGCCCCGGCTGATGCAGAGATGATGAAAAAACTAGCTCCGCTGGGCATAGCGCCTGGCGCCACATTTGACCTCGCAAAATTCTCGCAGGCAGAACAGGACTCGATGAGTACAATTCCAAGCTGGGCAAAAGCTGACCTGCATAAAAATGCCCTTGGAAATGCCAAAGCTGTAAACGGGTGGTCTGTGAATTATGGATTGGGCAGCTATGGAATGGCATACAAGCAGCGCGGCGGTGTGGCTTTTGGCGGACTTGGCGCTAACCTCGATGCAGACGCCATGTACCCCAGTTCATTTACTGATGCTGACGGACAGGAATACGATGGCTCAAAACACAACTATGTACTACACTTTGATGGCGGCAAACAACCTCCTGTCAATGCTTTCTGGAGCCTGACAATGTATTCGCCGGAAGGTTTTTTAGTAACTAATTCTATCAGTCGTTTTGCAATTGGTGATAGAAATCCGTTGAAGAAAAACGCCGACGGATCGGTGGACATCTATATCCAAAAAGATGATCCCGGCAAAGACAAGCAGAACAACTGGCT